The Neobacillus sp. PS3-34 genome has a window encoding:
- a CDS encoding NAD-dependent epimerase/dehydratase family protein, protein MKTVLVLGGTQFFGKRLVQRLLDEGHRVTIATRGMTQDNFGDKVERLTIDRENGESLYKAFEGKKWDIVYDQSCFSPIEAREAAEALKGKTGRYIFTSSQAVYEFGTNHKEDNFNPENFHFEYKTRREYPGYAGYQEAKRASDAVLFSMPELDTVAVRFPIVIGKDDYTDRLKFHVDLIKAGKPIGIPNPEMKFSFITSEDAAEFLLNIGQDQFTGL, encoded by the coding sequence ATGAAAACCGTGCTTGTTTTAGGAGGCACTCAGTTTTTTGGTAAAAGGCTTGTTCAGCGGCTGCTTGATGAAGGGCATCGTGTAACAATTGCTACAAGAGGTATGACTCAGGACAACTTTGGTGACAAAGTTGAACGACTGACAATCGACCGGGAAAATGGAGAATCGCTTTACAAGGCATTTGAAGGGAAGAAATGGGACATCGTATATGACCAGTCCTGTTTCTCACCTATTGAAGCGCGCGAGGCGGCAGAAGCACTGAAAGGGAAGACGGGCCGTTATATTTTCACCTCTAGTCAGGCTGTCTATGAATTTGGGACAAATCATAAAGAAGATAATTTTAATCCTGAAAATTTTCATTTTGAGTATAAAACAAGACGCGAATACCCAGGCTATGCCGGTTATCAGGAGGCAAAGCGTGCCTCTGATGCCGTTTTATTTAGTATGCCGGAACTTGACACAGTAGCAGTCCGCTTTCCAATTGTCATTGGCAAAGACGATTATACAGACCGTTTAAAATTTCATGTTGACCTTATAAAAGCAGGAAAGCCTATTGGCATCCCAAATCCTGAAATGAAATTCAGCTTTATTACTTCCGAGGATGCTGCTGAATTTTTGTTGAACATAGGCCAGGATCAATTTACAGGCCTATAA
- a CDS encoding DUF2500 domain-containing protein, translating into MEPDYFFSFVQFIFPIFFIFVFGMIVFTFARAIKQWSYNNKQPVLSVSVKVISKRTQVSHHTDNQNGHAQRSSSTFYFTTFEVESGDRIELEINGQDYGLIAEGDFGKLTFQGTRFHKFERNRQFE; encoded by the coding sequence ATGGAACCAGATTACTTTTTTAGTTTCGTGCAATTTATTTTTCCAATATTTTTTATTTTTGTTTTTGGAATGATCGTATTTACATTCGCAAGGGCCATAAAACAATGGAGCTATAATAACAAGCAGCCTGTTTTATCAGTATCTGTAAAAGTTATTTCTAAACGGACACAGGTTAGCCACCACACAGATAACCAAAACGGCCATGCACAACGTTCATCTAGTACTTTTTATTTTACGACGTTTGAAGTGGAGAGCGGAGATCGGATAGAACTTGAAATAAATGGACAGGATTACGGACTTATCGCTGAAGGAGATTTCGGAAAACTTACCTTTCAAGGGACCCGATTCCATAAATTCGAAAGAAACAGGCAATTTGAGTAG
- a CDS encoding cold-shock protein, whose translation MAFGRRNDEEIVKEETKVWECNSESCNCWVRDNFKSSEEPKCPICKSSMSPSTKELQVIVNHSKNFM comes from the coding sequence ATGGCGTTTGGCAGAAGAAATGATGAAGAAATCGTGAAGGAAGAAACAAAGGTCTGGGAGTGTAATTCAGAATCATGCAATTGCTGGGTTCGCGATAATTTTAAGAGCAGTGAAGAACCAAAATGTCCTATTTGTAAAAGCAGTATGAGCCCATCTACAAAAGAATTGCAGGTTATTGTAAACCATAGCAAGAATTTCATGTGA
- a CDS encoding DUF6509 family protein has translation MTEAKVKDDLMNITGYTVDKLEDPFGLLSGDRYEFHLDIEVDEDDDLFSEKGIGLKVIYVINGTEAKILQYHFYEKGTEKIFDFSLEEDEEEMVITFCKQHTDGVL, from the coding sequence ATGACTGAAGCTAAAGTAAAGGATGATTTGATGAATATTACAGGCTACACTGTTGATAAACTAGAAGATCCATTTGGATTGTTGTCTGGAGACCGGTATGAGTTTCATCTTGATATTGAGGTAGATGAGGATGACGATCTTTTCTCAGAAAAAGGAATTGGATTGAAGGTCATATACGTAATAAACGGGACCGAAGCAAAAATCCTGCAATACCACTTTTATGAAAAGGGTACAGAAAAGATCTTCGATTTTTCTCTCGAGGAAGATGAGGAAGAAATGGTAATTACCTTTTGCAAACAGCATACTGATGGTGTCCTATAA